A window of the Vigna angularis cultivar LongXiaoDou No.4 chromosome 3, ASM1680809v1, whole genome shotgun sequence genome harbors these coding sequences:
- the LOC108325891 gene encoding ethylene-insensitive protein 2, whose protein sequence is MEAETLNANHPPSLLHRSLPALVPMLLISIGYVDPGKWVAIVEGGARFGFDLMAFALIFNFAAIFCQYISAKIGVVTGKDLAQICSDEYDNWTCMLLGVQAELSVIMLDLNLILGMAHGLNILFGWDLFTCVFLTATGAVFHLLLFVLLDIEKAKIVGLFVSCFVFLTFVFGTLINQPDIPLSINGILTKLSGESAFVLMSLLGATLVPHNFYLHSSIVQWHQGSTTISKDALCHNHFLAIICVFSGLYLVNNVLMNAGANEFYSMGLVLTTFQDALSPMEQVLRSPIAMLAFLLILFFANQTTALTWGFGGEVVVHNFLKLDIPGWLHYATIRVIAVLPALYCVWSSGAEGMYQLLIFTQIVVALQLPSSVIPLFRIASSRSIMGVHKIPQFVEFSALIIFIGMLVLNIIFVVEMIFGSSDWVGNLKWNVGNGVSLSYLVLLCTAFASFCLMLWLAATPLKSASIQLDEAWNWDIPQATQEPRIDNKETDLNETRYHGDASVQVIEPSPALTRTLEYSELPVASFHHELPETIMEPDVPVTTVRETHSFTSFPCSSTPVVKESTSTSDSEAVPAASTDTSGISLGDAKTLKTEISAPVEKTVEVEGDSNAERDDDDGDSWETEEISKVVSLAPSSAPDGPASFRSLSGKSDDGGNSIGSLSRLAGLGRGARRQLAAILEEFWGQLYDYHGQFTQEAKAKKLDVVLGVDSRLTGSLQKMDTCGKEHSGHWISAGSRQENVMNSAPYDSPKQHRMQSNFEPSYEPRRSYHSVRTNPVQFMDEYVQTSNRNLLSAGERRYFSVRNLPTSGSWDNPPPTTVHGYQVASYINQVGKETNSDNLNDLMESPSTGIMNNYRNSISNTNNYRNSIALAMGQKLQNGSGLSQPPGFHNISVPKNSQLPSERSCYGPADNSVSSVNAKKYHSLPDISGYAIPHRDAYISDKSTMWDGSVGGYRSSAGRTHHEQSLFSNSGSRTGAPLAFDVLSPSKVYTNVLSSQLSSGLGTGSLWSRQPFEQFGVDDKVHNAATEDVGNRPSAITQETTSVVDVDGRLLQSFRSCILKLLKLEGSDWLFKQNDGADEDLIDRVAAREKFFSEVETTEMNQANPMGERRYFSSDGKSLSSMKNNEANWSNVSVTSIPNCGDGCVWRADIIISFGVWCIHRVLDLSLMESRPELWGKYTYVLNRLQGIIDLAFSKPRSPMTACFCLHVPMTYQIKSSSPPSNGMLPPASKPGRGKCTTASVVFEMVKDVEIAISSRKGRTGTAAGDVAFPRGKENLASVLKRYKRRLSNKPVGTQEGIRKIPTSAAPYNS, encoded by the exons ATGGAAGCAGAGACATTGAATGCTAATCACCCTCCCAGTTTGCTTCACCGGTCTCTTCCTGCTCTTGTGCCTATGCTTTTGATTTCAATAGGATATGTTGACCCTGGAAAGTGGGTGGCAATTGTTGAAGGAGGTGCACGATTCGGATTTGATTTAATGGCTTTCGCACTTATCTTCAACTTTGCTGCAATCTTCTGTCAATACATATCAGCAAAGATTGGTGTTGTCACAGGAAAAGATCTTGCTCAG ATTTGCAGTGATGAGTACGACAACTGGACATGCATGCTCCTTGGAGTTCAAGCAGAACTTTCGGTGATCATGCTAGACCTTAACTTG ATATTGGGCATGGCACATggattaaatattctttttggGTGGGACTTGTTCACTTGTGTCTTTTTAACCGCTACTGGTGCTGTTTTCCATCTCCTTCTCTTTGTCCTCCTT GACATTGAGAAGGCCAAGATCGTGGGCTTGTTTGTGTCATGTTTTGTCTTTCTTACATTTGTCTTTGGAACACTCATTAATCAACCAGACATTCCATTATCCATTAATGGAATATTAACAAAGTTGAGTGGGGAGAGTGCATTTGTGCTGATGAGTCTTTTAGGAGCAACTCTTGTGCCTCACAACTTCTACCTTCATTCCTCTATTGTACAG TGGCATCAGGGATCAACTACTATTTCTAAGGATGCTTTATGTCATAACCATTTTTTGGCCATCATATGTGTCTTCAGTGGCCTTTATTTGGTAAATAATGTGCTGATGAATGCTGGAGCAAATGAGTTCTACAGTATGGGTCTTGTTTTAACTACTTTTCAGGACGCATTATCTCCAATGGAACAG GTGTTACGTAGTCCGATAGCCATGCTTGCTTTTTTACTCATTCTGTTTTTCGCAAACCAAACAACAGCATTAACTTGGGGTTTTGGTGGAGAAGTAGTTGTgcataatttcttaaaattggaCATTCCAGGTTGGCTTCATTATGCTACAATTAGAGTAATTGCTGTTTTGCCCGCCCTTTATTGTGTTTGGAGTTCAGGAGCTGAAGGGATGTATCAACTACTTATATTCACTCAGATTGTGGTAGCTTTGCAACTTCCATCTTCTGTGATCCCCCTTTTTCGGATAGCCTCATCTAGATCAATAATGGGGGTACACAAGATCCCTCAATTTGTGGAATTTTCGGCCTTGATCATATTTATTGGGATGCTTGTCTTGAATATTATCTTTGTTGTAGAAATGATATTTGGTAGTAGTGATTGGGTGGGCAATTTGAAATGGAACGTGGGGAATGGTGTCTCTCTCTCATATTTGGTTCTTCTTTGCACTGCTTTTGCATCATTCTGTTTGATGCTTTGGTTAGCTGCCACACCATTAAAATCTGCAAGTATTCAATTAGATGAAGCATGGAACTGGGACATACCACAGGCTACACAAGAACCACGGATTGATAATAAGGAAACAGATTTAAATGAAACAAGATATCATGGAGATGCATCTGTTCAGGTGATTGAACCATCACCGGCTCTAACAAGGACCCTGGAATACTCAGAATTACCTGTTGCAAGTTTTCATCATGAGCTACCTGAAACTATTATGGAGCCTGATGTTCCAGTGACTACTGTAAGAGAGACTCATTCATTTACATCATTTCCGTGCTCCTCAACACCTGTTGTTAAGGAATCAACTTCCACTTCAGATTCAGAGGCAGTGCCAGCTGCAAGTACTGATACTTCTGGTATTAGTTTGGGAGATGCCAAAACTTTAAAAACAGAAATTAGTGCTCCTGTTGAGAAAACTGTAGAAGTTGAGGGAGATTCAAATGCCGAAagggatgatgatgatggagatTCATGGGAAACTGAAGAAATATCAAAAGTGGTCTCACTTGCCCCATCTTCAGCACCGGATGGCCCAGCATCATTCAGGAGTCTTAGTGGGAAAAGTGATGATGGAGGTAATAGCATTGGAAGTCTTTCAAGATTAGCAGGTTTAGGGCGTGGTGCAAGACGCCAGCTAGCTGCTATTCTTGAAGAATTCTGGGGGCAGCTTTATGATTATCATGGTCAATTTACCCAGgaagctaaggctaagaaacTTGATGTTGTACTGGGAGTGGATTCAAGACTCACTGGTTCTTTGCAGAAAATGGATACATGTGGAAAGGAACATTCTGGGCACTGGATATCTGCAGGAAGTAGACAGGAAAATGTGATGAACTCCGCTCCATATGACTCTCCCAAGCAGCATAGGATGCAAAGTAATTTTGAGCCTTCCTATGAGCCTCGAAGGAGTTATCACTCAGTGAGAACAAATCCCGTGCAGtttatggatgaatatgttcaGACTTCCAACCGCAATCTCCTCAGTGCTGGTGAAAGGCGTTATTTCAGTGTGCGCAATCTACCTACATCCGGGTCCTGGGATAATCCGCCACCTACTACTGTACACGGTTATCAGGTTGCATCATATATTAATCAGGTTGGTAAAGAGACAAATTCTGATAACTTAAATGATCTGATGGAATCCCCTTCCACGGGTATTATGAACAACTACAGGAATTCTATTAGTAATACAAACAACTACAGGAATTCTATCGCTCTTGCTATGGGGCAAAAGTTGCAAAATGGTTCAGGTTTAAGCCAACCCCCAGGCTTCCACAACATTTCTGTCCCTAAGAATAGCCAATTGCCATCTGAGAGGTCCTGTTATGGACCTGCGGATAATTCAGTCAGTTCAGTTAATGCTAAGAAGTACCACAGTTTGCCAGACATTTCAGGATATGCCATCCCTCACAGGGATGCTTACATATCTGACAAGAGTACTATGTGGGATGGTTCTGTTGGTGGCTATAGATCTTCTGCGGGTAGGACTCATCATGAACAgtcattattttcaaattccGGATCAAGGACAGGAGCTCCTTTAGCCTTCGATGTACTCTCTCCATCAAAAGTCTACACCAATGTACTTTCTTCCCAGTTGAGTTCTGGTTTGGGTACTGGATCCCTCTGGTCCAGACAGCCTTTCGAGCAGTTTGGGGTGGATGATAAAGTTCATAATGCTGCAACAGAAGATGTTGGAAATAGACCTAGTGCAATTACTCAAGAAACTACTTCGGTTGTGGATGTAGATGGCAGACTTCTTCAATCTTTTAGAAGTTGTATTTTGAAACTCTTAAAACTGGAAGGTTCTGATTGGCTGTTTAAACAGAATGATGGGGCTGATGAAGATCTGATTGACCGGGTTGCTGCTAGGGAAAAATTTTTCTCTGAAGTTGAAACTACAGAGATGAATCAGGCAAATCCTATGGGAGAGCGTCGCTATTTTTCTTCTGATGGGAAGTCTTTATCTTCAATGAAGAATAACGAGGCAAATTGGTCTAATGTTTCTGTGACCTCAATCCCCAACTGTGGGGATGGATGTGTATGGAGAGCAGACATAATTATAAGCTTTGGGGTGTGGTGTATCCACCGTGTTCTTGACCTCTCACTGATGGAGAGCCGACCAGAGCTGTGGGGCAAGTACACTTATGTACTTAATCGCTTGCAG GGTATAATTGATCTGGCTTTCTCCAAGCCTCGTAGTCCCATGACAGCATGCTTTTGCCTTCATGTACCCATGACGTACCAGATAAAATCAAGCTCACCTCCTTCCAACGGGATGCTGCCACCAGCTTCAAAACCAGGCCGCGGAAAATGCACCACTGCGTCTGTGGTGTTTGAGATGGTGAAGGATGTGGAGATAGCAATCTCTAGCCGAAAAGGTCGTACAGGAACTGCTGCTGGTGATGTAGCCTTCCCAAGGGGAAAGGAGAATTTAGCATCTGTTCTCAAACGGTACAAGCGTAGATTATCCAACAAACCAGTTGGAACTCAAGAAGGGATTCGCAAGATTCCCACATCAGCAGCACCATACAACTCTTAG
- the LOC108324577 gene encoding cytochrome P450 71D10-like has translation MKKAQAKVRKVYGKKGYVDETDSQILIYLKSIIKETLRLHPPIPLLVPRESREMCEINGYEIPSKTRVIINAWAIGRNLEYWTEAESFKPERFHNNCIDFKGADFEFIPFSGGRRICPGITFAIANIEFPLAQLLYHFDWKLPNNLKMKNLT, from the coding sequence ATGAAAAAAGCACAAGCTAAGGTGAGAAAAGTGTATGGTAAGAAGGGATATGTGGATGAGACAGATTCACAGATACTGATATACTTGAAGTCCATAATCAAAGAAACATTGAGGTTACACCCACCTATACCATTATTAGTTCCGAGAGAAAGTAGAGAAATGTGTGAAATCAATGGATATGAGATACCCTCTAAGACAAGGGTAATTATCAATGCTTGGGCAATTGGAAGAAATCTTGAGTATTGGACTGAAGCTGAGAGTTTCAAACCTGAAAGGTTTCATAATAACTGTATTGATTTCAAAGGTGCAGACTTTGAATTTATCCCATttagtggtggaagaagaatcTGCCCAGGCATTACATTTGCCATCGCAAATATTGAGTTTCCACTTGCTCAATTACTTTACCATTTTGATTGGAAGCTTCCCAAcaatttgaaaatgaagaacTTGACATGA